The Diceros bicornis minor isolate mBicDic1 chromosome 1, mDicBic1.mat.cur, whole genome shotgun sequence sequence GGAGGTCAACTAAAAaggccagggccggcccagtggcttagccgttaagtgcgcgcgctctgctgctggcggcccgggttcggatcccgggcgcacaccgacgcaccgcttctctggccatgcttgaggccgtgtcccacatacagcaactagaagaatgtgcagctatgacatacaactatctactggggctttgggggaaaaaaaataaataaataaaactaaaaaaaaaaaaaaaaaaggccagtgcCAAACACACAGAAGTCACCAAAACTGTCAAATTtgctcctcagaaaaaaaaaaaaacttcagagcaggggaaaaaaatagatacacAAAGAAAAAATGCCCAACAATTAGCCCTTCAAAACATGCAAATTATACTATTTGTGATTCACCAGATAAATACTCAAGACTTGAGATGTTTTAATccagaaattgaaaaataaaaaaattcaaaatgttgtataatttatttattagaacGAAAAATATTCATATGAGTAACttcaataataatgaaaatttattgAACTAAGAACAGCTGCtcgggggccagcctgatggtgcaagcggttaagtgcgtgtactccgATGCcgcggcccaggattcgccggttcgcatcctgggcgagcacgatgcactgcttggcaagccatgctgtggcggcgtcccatataaagtggaggaagatgggcatggatgtcagcccagggccagtcttcctcaggaaaaaaaaaaaaagaggaggattggcagatgttagcacagggctgatcgcctcattaaaaaaaaaaaaaaaaaaagaacagctgcTCATCCCATTAATTTAATCTATGTGTAAAGTCTGATTTTAGCTTTTTTGATTCTTTAACTACATTCCAGGAGgaatttctttgatattttataaatgttgaaTCAACATATCTGATGGTATTAACACACACTCTAAGCTGAGCATTTTTAAATCTCAGAAATAAGGTTTATAAGCATCAATGGATAAGGAAAAGCTCTTAGACATGGAAAGGTGAAGATATGGGCCATTGAGATGCTCAACGCTGAGTATGGGAGAATGGTCTTGTtactcaaaagcaaaaaaaccccAGCTCTGCAACATCATGAACAGAGTAAGTCTCCCCTGATGGTGATAACTTAAAACTTGCTTCAAGATAACAGAAAAGTTCTTACTTACCACAAAACCCCATACAGTTATGGTGAGAGAGCAAAGCCCAAGAAAATACTTTTACAAGATGATTATCTTTTAGAATTACTTGGATAAAGTAAATGTCCATTATTAAAGCCATATCAAATGCATATCAATTATACTCCCACATAGTACAATAAAAATCTATTAGAAGGAGAAGAACCAGAAAACtaagaaatataaagaatagAAGCAAACACAAAATAGTAAGAAATTAGTAAGTGTATCTCAGAATGTAAGGTTTCAGAGGACAGAAACCAtgacttttctcttccttctaaaaaatctaaaacaatatACTGCCTTCTCCACTTCCAAGAGTAAATGCCTGTGTTctgctctgaaaaaaaaaaaaaaaaagcacattccCAGAGCTGACTTTTAATGTTTTCGTTTCAGATTaagattcatttttctattttctgatttGGCCCAAGTGTCCTAAAGCAAAGCAGTGCCTCAGCCCAGCATCTCTGACTCTGGAAACTCAGGCAGTTCCTCAGAGCACCATGCCTGGTGGCCCTGGGTCTACAACAGCCTTGGTCACAGCATGAACCAAGAACCAGAAATATGGGGGAATTCAGTCCATGCCAAATGCTTGCATTGACCCCTAGATGCTATTCTCTCCAGTGCTTAAATCTCACTCTGGAACTAAAACAGAAGGGTTCTTATTCCCATGACTCTCAAATTGAGGAGCTCATATCCCCAAAGCCGGTGTGGGGAGAGAATGGAAAATCACAACATGGAACATCCTCCTGCACTGTAAtggtaaaaattataaataggtCCTATATTAAAATAATGCATACTAAGGATTAGAATCAAAAGTCATGTGACTTTTTAagatgataacaacaataaagGTAATAATACTaatcactaacatttattgaccccTCtgggcaggcactgttctaagctctcTACAtgtactatttcatttaattctcacaacaacctctGAGGTAGGGATGTTATCCCCATCATACATCATactcagagaaatgaaatacACTGTGCAAGAGCATATAATTGTAGTTTCAGAGGTGGGATTCTAACCCAAGAGTCTAGTCAGTTATTGTGCAATAGGATATGAGAGAGCCTGCACAGGCCTGGAGGAGCCAGGTTGGCTGTGTGAATAAAGTAGATCTGTAGATTGTTGGACAAATGAGCcagatagggaaagacaacagactATGAGGCTGCCTTAGTTCCTGCTGGCGTTCCACTTCCTGGTTCCTGTCCCTTGAGAGGCCTGATCACTGGTACAGAGATACCCCTGTATTCATTTGCAGTGGTAAGTTTCTATTCCTTCCCAAACGTAACAAAGACAGTGGGCACCGTGgtgaaaaggaaatgcaaagaggAAAAGAGGTGCGCAGCATCCCCTTCTTACAGACTCTATTTTTGTTCAGGTGCCCATCCTCCCACGCAGCCCATGCGTTTCACAGGGACCGGACTCCACCCCCAGTCTAGGGGCAGATCCTGATTGGTCAAGGCCAACCAGCCCAATAGTCTTATTGGCCCAGGAGGGAGCTGGTGATCCGAGTTGACTCGAACACATTCAGGAGAAGGTCGCTCCCCCTATGGTTGGGATATAGTTTCTCTTCCTCTCACAGATCTCTTTCCCTCACTAAATGTGGACAAAGAAGTACGCTGACTCTAGCTGCTCCTGGCAGCCATGAGGAAACCCAACTTGAAAAAAGATTAGCTACACAGGGGAAGATGGACCTAAAAGAACAACAACTATGGAACTACAGCCACTTGGTTATGAGATAATACAGTGCCTTACTGAGAGGAAGGGCAGTGTCCTTGCCAACAGCATAGATCCTGGAGTCACACTGCCCAGGTTTGAATCTATATCTGACACTTATTGGCCACCTTAATCCATACAAgttacctctctaagcctcaaaatgggataataatagttccaACCTTATagggttgctatgaggattaaatgaatatatatatattttttcattaaatgaatatatatacacatacacacatacacacatatgcaggtgtgtgtgtatatacatacacacatatatatacatatatcaagcacttagaatagtgcctggcacatagtaaataaacatatataagcaATGGCTGGTATCATCTGAGTCAGGGTATCTGCTATTTGCTGTGAAAAGCAGCCTAATTGATAgaggagaagaaatagaataagtGTAGGACTTCTCTGAGGCATGGAATACCAAGCTGGACCCTGGAAAAGTGAGATGAGTGAAAAACAACACATCACTCTACCTTCTGAAAAGGATGTAAATTCCATTCCATAAAAACTGCAGGAAGAAAACATCCAATGAAGTTAATAAAGGAAGACAGCATTACAGAAATACCCACATGCGTGATAAGGCAGACAAGGGGAAAGACCGATGTAGTTCTTGCCCGAGAATGTGCCAGAACTGCAGAGACATGAACAGGAAACCAAAATTGGATCTACGCAAAAAAGACGGAGAGCAAGGCTTAGTCAGATTCTACAGGGAACCCATTTCGAGCCCCTCTCTGAATTGAGCTGAGAGGCCATGCACAGGGACAGAATGACATCTGGTTTCCCATCACACACCCACACCTGCTAACCAACACACAGCTTAAAGGTCTAATTTTAGACTCAGTAACCACgccagcttttttttcctttaaaaaaaattgttcataTTTCACCTTCTGGGTGCAGTGGCTAGCCATTACTCACATTGCCTGGCAAAGGAGACGAATGAAAGTAATCATATGTCCTTCTTTCTTTGACATCCCCCCAAGATTACCCATGCATTTAGAATGCCTGCCTAAAATGCCTTTCTAAATCCatgtcaagggccggccccgtggcttagcggttaagtgtgcgcactccgctgctggcggcccgggttcggatcccgggcgcgcaacaacgcaccgcctctccggccatgctgaggccgcgtcccacatacagcaactagaaggatgtgcagctatgacatacaactatctactggggctttgggggaaaaataaataaataaaaaattataaaattaaaaaataaataaataaataaataaataaataaatccatgtcAAGAGCTAAGACAACATAAGTTTCCTAGAGTCTGGATCACAGCTTTCATCACCTCATCTCCTACCCAAAAACCTTCGTGCGGCTGCTTGTTGCTAAAAGGATAAAACCCATTTTCCATAGCCTAGGAGTCAAAGTAATCTACAGTTTGAGATAAATCCACCCTTTATAAATGTCTGTGTTCCTACGTCACCTCTTTGCTCAGGATGGAGTCCATGATACCTGGATTCACATCTTGGCTCGGCAACTTACTGATTGTATCACgttgggtaagttatttaacctgGGTCTCAAAACACTGCCAGTAAAGGATCTAGCTTTACCTTGGCAGTAGGTGTCAATAAATGTTGGCCTGCTGTGTCAATAATCTAAGAGAGTGTTTTGGAGAGAACAAAACCATAacaaaccaaagaaagaaaaaagtgtaaCTTGTCAAACCTTTATAAAGAGGAATCTGATAAtacatatcaaaatataaaatgtggggctggcccagtggcgtagcagttaagtgcatgtgctccactttggcggcctggggttcgcagggtcggatcccgggcgcgcaccgatgcaccacttgtcaagccttgctgtggcggcgtcccatataaagtggaggaagatgggcacagatgttatcccagggccaatcttcctcagcaaaaagaggaggattggcaacagatgttagctcagggctaatcttgctcacaaaaaaaaaaaacaagagagagagaaaaaaaaaaaatatacatatatatatataaaatgcacaTAACCTTCGACTCAGAAATCCCATTTTGCTCCATCTACCTTAAAAGGTCATTGACTGAATGGGGAAATATGTAATCATAGGTATTTCATCACAGCATTGTTCGTAATAGcaaaaaattcagaaacaatctaaatgccaATTAGGAATGAacttaagaaaattatgtaaACAAACGCTATTGCTAGGTGATAAAAatggtttcctctttttttccagaactgtttaatattttttacaaGACTCATGTATCCTTTTTTCCAGAATCAGaatgactatttaaaaaataatttttaaaagacgaagtcttgccatttgtaacaacatggatggaccttgagggtattaagctaagcaaaataagatggagaaagacaaatatcatatgatttcacccatatgtggaagataaacaaacacatagatacagagaacagattggtggttaccagagggaaaggcagGTGAGGGGAaggcaaaagaggtaaagggacacatttgtacagtgacagatggaaactagacttttggtagtgaacacaatgcagtcttcagaagtcgaaatataatgatgtacatctggaatttacataatgttataaaccaatgtgacttcaataaaaaaacaaaataaaaaaaataatttttttaaaaacacacaaaagagaAAGGTCCTAAGGGAGATTTCTCCTGGATTCTCAAGGCCAATTATCATTTTATGTCACTGATAAAGGTTCAGTTCAGCTTTTCAGACCAGCCAATAGCCCAGAtatatgagaaaattgaagctgaaACGAGGTAGATGAAATGAAAGACTTTTGTGTTTTTTGCATAAAATCATACAATTCCATCCTGTTACTACTTCTatgtacaaaaacaaacaaacaaacaaacctctaTTCTCTGGCCACAACTTTTATAATTAATCCCAAACATCTATATTCTACATATATTCGTCagctgatggacacttggtttgTTTCCATATTCTAcctattatgaataatggtgctatgaacattcctgtacaagtttttgtgtggacatgtgttttcaatacagtgtagaattgctgggtcaagtgTTAACTCTAAGTTTTACTTTTTGAGATACTgaaaaactgttttccacagcagctgcactatttacattcccaccagcagtgtgtgaaggctctaatttctccacatcctctccaacatttgataatgtgtgtcttttttattatagccatcctagcaagtttaaagtggtatctcattgtggttttgatttgcatttccctaatgactaatcatgttgagtatctttttatgcacttattggccatctgtataagggcatacctcagagatattgcaggtttggttctagaccaccacaataaacccaatatcacaataaagcgagtaacatgaattttttggtttcccagtgcatataaaagttatatttacactgtcctgtagtctattaagtgtgcaatagcattatgtcttaaaaaaataatgtacataatttaatttaaaaatattttattgctaaaaaatgctaaccatcatctgagccttcagtgagacATAATCCTTTTGCTGGAGGAAGGTCTTATAAAAAACGCAGTATCTGCAAAGCGCAATAAAGCAAGGTGCAATAAAACGAGGTACACCTGtatctttttggagaaatatctattcaaattttttgcctatgtttaattgggttgtcttttattactgagttgtaaTAGTCCTTTTTATATACTGGGTGcttcatcagatatatggtttgtaaatattttctcctattctctggattgtcttttcaccTCCTTGACAGTATCGTTTGAAgcacaaaaggttttaatttcgATGAAGTcgattttgcatattttttcttttgttgcttgggcttttggtgtcatatctaagaaactgcCACCTAATCCAAGATCTCAAAGATTTACACTTATGTTGTctcctaagagttttacagtCTTAACTCtttcatttaggtctttgatccattttgagttaattctatatttggtgtgaggtagaggtccaacttcattcttttgtatttagatatccagttgtgccagcaccatttgttgaaaagaatattctttccccatttaacTGTCTTGGCATGTAGCTTTTTAAAATCTACCTTAAATGTTCTATAGCTTGATCGTGACAGTGCTTACATAACTGTATATgtgtttgtcaaaattcatagacCTATAcactaagaagaaaaaattttattgtatgtaaatatctcaataaacctgacAATTAAAAATTCTCCTTTAGAGAAACATTCACATATAGCATATATAAGGATCATATGCTTCACAAATATTGCAGTACTGTTTGTAATAAAGAGAAACTAGAAACCATCTGCATgtctctcaaaaagaaaaaagctaaatAGAAGGTAGTATAATCATAGGATTGAATACTATGCAACAGTTGAAAAGAATAAGTTAGATTTTACATATATCAAATTGATAAAGTTTAGAAACATTCTATTAAGCAAAAAAATAAGTGCACAATGATGTACACAGAATGAAAGCAAGCAtgtaaaaaagatatacaaaatcATACTATACAGTCTCTGTGAGTACACACATAAATACCTAAAGGTATCTCTTAAAGATCTTGAAGAATACTTAGCACACTGCTAACACTCATTGCCTCTGGAGAGGGCAAAAATGAACCCGGATGGATAGGAAGATCAGAAAAGAGTTGAGCTctgtcatttttcccccaaagggaaATCTATTCATTAATTAGTtgtgattaaaaattaataattggtAATTTATTTGAGCTGTAAACAGAGATTATAAGTATGGAATCATAGCTTTTTAATATATGTGCTCATTTGTGCATCCCTGCACccaacctacacacacacacacacacacacacacacacactcagaggtGATCTTACCAATTTGGATTTTCCGTACTTTCCCGGAAGACAGACTCCTCCTTCATAGATGCATACTGTGTCCATGTAAGGCAGTGACTCCGCATAGCCATGTTTCTTTCCTGAGGATTGAGCCACGATTCCTCTTCTAACTGGATACTAGGTACCTTTAAAATGCTCACCTGTCCAACAGAGGGAAGATGACTTTCTCAATTTAGGAAGAGCAGGCTATGTAAGGACTCTGTGCAGAGTTGCTTTTAGTCTTGGATAATTAAGAGGACAAGCGATCCTCATATACAGATGATGGCTTACCAAGGCTGTAAGTCCTTGAGACTCAAACATACTATGACCTTACTAAATGCTGGTGAGGCCCAGCCTCATGCAAATGGCCCAGAATTTACACAGGCTGTACAGTCCCTGGCCTGATTTCCCTAACTGCTAAACACTAAGCAAATTATCAGCCTCCTTCGTGACTCCTCTAGGGCTGGTTACGGCCTTCTTAAATTGATGGATTCTAATTGGGCCCACTTACGGGCTCACATGCAACACAATATCAGATAAAacagtttcttcattttaaacTCTTTCAATATCTAGAAATGCATGCTTTCCTAGGTAGAGGAGACATGGAAAACTACAAAGGCAGAATTGTACAAGTCAGAGGTGTCCTTAAATTATTTAAGAATTGAGATACAAGACAAAGTTGAATGCCTTTTTAAATAATAGATTCAAAGCGTGTATATAGGGCAAAGGCAGGGTACACACTCTGTGGAAAAAGCCAGTAATAATTTGCTGCATACACTGCAACATATTTTACcatctggaaaataaaagaaagttcaTTTTCATTGTCATATCAGCTTTCTTTCCACTAAAGAATGTGACAGAGTCTTAATCCATGATAAGGAAGTAATAGAAGCcgccatttttttttaacatacagCATAGTAATATAATTTGCAAGCAATCAGCAGGAGCCCAGCTGGGTTCTACATCACACACAGAATCACTTCCGGGTTGAAACAACCatctgagacattttaaaaagtgcGTATCAAGTTGCTCTCTCATTTCCTAACAATTCTAAAAGGACTCTTATCAATAACTCCTCTATGGTTCAAGCAATGTGATTAAAAATTTCCACTTACCTTTTCCAACAATCACCAGAGTGCTTAAGGatttcaaagagagaaaaaaatttgctaTCATGAAGATTTCATCATCAATGCCATTACTTTACAGAAACATACACAAAAAGACTTATAGAGAACACTGAGCACATTATACTCCCTGAAATAACTGTTCTCTCTGACAGTGAAATAGAAACTGAATCTTTTGTCTTCCTTACTAAAGATTGGACTAGATATTTACCATCTGCCCACTTCTGATCATTCCTATCTAAGAGTCATATCTAACCATGGACagattataaaagatggtcactTCACACAAAATGTCCAGGtatctttaaaataattgtaaacCATCTCTATGTCCACTAAGAGCCCtccacaaaagagagagagacagaaacagacagaaaaaaactATCTCTGGTTGCACTGCCAAAACTGAGGTTGGATATGAGAGGGCTTTCTTGTGAGGGGCTATGAGGTAGAAGAACTGGGAAAGTTCTATCACTCCTTTATATCAGAAAATGCTCTTTCCGTGACTATTTGAAAATTACCCAATGTTACACCAAATCTGATTAAATTTTGAAATGAATTTACCTTCCTTAAAATTTCTGGAATCACATTCTGACAGATTGCAATCCTCTTTCTATAGATGATCCCTGTTGACACATctagaaacagaaaatttttagactcaaaaaaaaatttaaggaaatgTATTCTTGACTTAATGTCAATAAAACTTTAAATGTCAATCTCAACTTTCTATTGGTAGAATTCCTAGAGAAAATGTTTAACTCAAAACTCAGTGTCCTGGACCATTTTTCTGGGCCAAATCACTCCAAATAAATTTATCTGTGATCAAAGAATAAGGGTAAAACAGCTAGTCACACTGCACTTTTCTAAAGTCAAGGGTAAAAGAATCGCAAATTGTTCACCGCTCTGGACCATCAATGTCAACACTCCAATGACAACGGCCAATGAGCCTCCTGCTCAACTCCAACAGAGAAAGTTTTAACAAAAAGATGGAGAATCTGATTCTGCCACCTTCTGCACCAAACACGTTTTCAAGCACAGATTTCAAGCTACAAAATTTAAAcctataattaattatattaggCATACTCTTCTCTCATTGGGGAACAGACTCCCTGTGACTGGAACTATTCTGTTTTGGAACGAAGTTTCCAGAATAGCACCAGGGATGTAAAAAACACACGATAAACATGAATTAAGAAAAAGGGAGACCGAGtcagagaaaaagataaacttTGAAGCATTGTCTTTTGCTCTGTGAATTACTGTGACTCAGTTACGCTCCTACAGGGTTTCTCAAAGCTCTGGCTATGGTAGCCCTGAACCTGGGTGCAAACACCCTGGCTGCCCAGAAGCTGCTGACAGGGTGAGCAACTGGTTCACCTCCTCTGCCCATTGGCATCCTTTggtcatctcatccaatgtttgCAGCATAGAGACAATGGACGAGCACTCCTGGAGGCAAAGGTGCCCCTGTCAATGGTAGAAATTGTAATCAGCATTCCTATACCACTTTAGAATATATACATTGttctctcatttgatcttcacaacaacctaaaAAGaggattgttattattttctcatttacagatgaaggaactgagccTCCAAGAAGTTAGGTCATGCAGGTAGTAACGAAATCAGGACTTGAAATCAGATTTCTCTGATGCCAAATAACAAGTTTCTCCCATCCTGAGTGCAGGTACatgcaaaaatgttttttaaaatatagagttATGGAAGTGCAGAAAATACCCTCACAAGCAAAAGACAGTTTTGTGTTCACTAAGCACAGAGAAGGCCTCAGAGTCACATAAAGAACAGTAGTATCTCATAAGTTCTCTCAGAAGGCTCAAGAGCATGTTAGACCTGGGCCTGGGTGTCCCCAAAggtttatacattgattatgtgCACCATTATAGCTTCCTGCATTGCCCAGTTCTCGAGTTCAAACACTGAGAGTGAAAATGCTCCCGCTGGAGATGTGAATGACAGAGAACAGTGAAGACTCCTACAGTCTAGTCCAGGGGTTggtaaacattttctgtaaagggccagatggtaaatattttaggttttgtgggctgtaCAGTGTCTGTCGCAACAACTCAACACTACTGTTGTTGCAaagaagcagccatagataatatgtaaacaaatgggcatggctatgtgctaataaaactttacttacaacAACGGGCAGCACAAGTATAGTTTGTCAACCCCTGCTCTAGTCAATGCTGAACCACATTGCCAAGTACAGTTATGATTCCATAACCTAATCACTTTATGGTCAACATCTCATATACATGCTATTCATCACATCAATTttgccatctataaaatgatataGGGAtatagccatgtgaccttgggcaagttatttaacttctctgtacctTGGTCTCTTCATTCATTAgataagagtaataataatacctacctataTATtgttctgaagattaaatgagagttAGTAAGAATAAGAGTGCCCGGCACATATTAAGTGctcaaaaatgttagctgttacaaTTGTCATCAATTATTAACTGGGAAAGTAACAAGAGCATATTAGGCAAGACTTCTGCTGTAAATGCCGGGTGTCCTTTTCCATCAGTCACCTCAAATACAGAAATATAATATAGCTGTTTAAAACATAACaggccacacacacaaaaacacacatatCTTTACAAAAATCAGTATTActtgaggccagcct is a genomic window containing:
- the PRELID2 gene encoding PRELI domain-containing protein 2 isoform X5 — encoded protein: MSDVSTGIIYRKRIAICQNVIPEILRKVSILKVPSIQLEEESWLNPQERNMAMRSHCLTWTQYASMKEESVFRESTENPNWTEFVQRGRISITGAGFLNYILETFASTFLRQGAQKMRQWRHTEVKLLAHFHQPGIRIMEMLLKEQCGAPLAE